One stretch of Sardina pilchardus chromosome 17, fSarPil1.1, whole genome shotgun sequence DNA includes these proteins:
- the ccdc59 gene encoding thyroid transcription factor 1-associated protein 26 homolog, with translation MASVHTDLKNRPKIVRNNDGKAHRLAGRNKQKWVSEHKSLHGSLNEGLGFAFKRREKVKHEYNKLRRKQRKNKEVEKNVTDKYPEHLQHLYLAEEERQRHEELKRRHGRTERTTASMGKEEEEDRHEFCPDNAITITAADQPVCSEQTKTVSKQSPPASTPQSDRMKKKWKMTSYSRTKEDYEKQREERERKNEEYQKYTAAKEEALQKYKEKKKATYQLLKKKTKKGQPNLNAQMELLLQKIQDTKK, from the exons ATGGCATCAGTTCATACCGATCTGAAAAATCGTCCAAAGATCGTCAGAAATAACGATGGTAAAGCACACCGGTTAGCAGGTAGAAACAAGCAGAAGTGGGTGTCAGAACACAAATCACTTCATGGGAGTTTGAACGAGG GTTTGGGGTTTGCTTTCAAAAGGAGGGAGAAGGTTAAACATGAATACAATAAACTGCGCCGAAAGCAACGTAAAAACAAGGAAGTGGAAAAAAATGTAACAGATAAGTATCCAGAACATCTTCAACACCTTTATTTGGCTGAGGAGGAAAGACAAAGACATGAAGAACTTAAGAGAAGACATGGTCGGACTGAAAGGACAACCGCTTCAatggggaaggaggaggaagaggacagacATGAATTCTGCCCTGACAATGCCATTACCATCACAGCAGCTGACCAGCCAGTTTGCTCTGAGCAGACCAAAACTGTCAGTAAACAGTCTCCTCCAGCATCAACTCCACAGTCAGACCG GATGAAGAAAAAATGGAAGATGACCTCTTACAGTCGGACTAAGGAGGActatgagaaacagagagaggagcgtgAGAGAAAAAATGAG GAATATCAAAAATATACAGCAGCGAAGGAGGAGGCCCTTCAAAAGtataaagagaagaaaaaggcaACATATCAACTGCTGAAGAAAAAAACTAAGAAAGGCCAGCCCAACTTGAATGCACAGATGGAACTGCTGCTTCAGAAGATCcaagacacaaaaaaatga